CGAAACTACTTGTCGAGGATTTGTGGAGAGCAGGTCTTGAGTGGGATGAACCAATTCCACACTTATACACCAACCGATGGGACGAATTTACAACGAATCTCAAGGCGATCGGTGAACTATCTATTCCTCGATGTATCGACACGCAGCCCACTGCTCAGCTCCAGCTGCATGTATTTTCAGATGCAAGCCGCCGGGCAATGGCTGCCACAGTTTACTCTCGTGTTAACTCAATCACGAGTCAGACCTGCACTCGACTTCTTGTAGCCAAGACCAAACTTTCACCAATTCGCAGTCTTCGGCCACCTGCCACGAAAGCCCCTAGAATGACAATTCCTCATTTAGAACTCAGAGCCGCGTTGTTAGCGGCTCAATTGCTTAGATCATTGGCGTCTGAGTTGGACATATCCACTGAGAATTGCATTGCCTGGATTGATTCTCAAATAGTGCTGCATTGGCTGCGATCTACTAAACCCACCGGAAACGTTTTGATAGATAATTACATCGAACATGTTCAGGAGCTGCTGCCAGCATCAATCTGGCATTATGTTCCCACGGAATCTAACCCGGAAGATTTGGCATCGCGTTGCGTTGAACCTCAGCAGCTTTTATCGTGCAAGTTGTGGTGGACTGGTCTTGACTGACTTGCCTCCTCCATTGACTTTTGGCCTTTCGCCAATAACTCAACTCCAGTTGAATCATCCGTCAATTCTCCGATCAAAAGGGTTTGTTGCGCAATCTCGGATCTCGGATCTCGGAAGACTCCCAAAGGGAAGTTCATCACCGTGAATGAATTGGATATTGCATTTCATGTCTGCGTTCGCCTGAGTCAATTATTGCGGCTTCTAGAAGAGTTCGAACGATTACGAAGCCCAAATTTTTCACCTTCGCGGCCTCCCTTTAAAGGTCTGAGCACGTTCATTGACACTGATGGGATCATAAGAATTGGAGGTCGCCTGCAGAATTCCAGCTTATCGTATGCAGAGAAAAACTCACCAATGATCGATGGCCGCTGTTCGCTTGCAGGCCTCATCATCAGTTGGGCACACCAACGTTCACTACACGGGAGTTTTTGAGCAACATACGCTTACACGCTACATCGTGCTTGGATCCTTAGAGGAAAAAGGAAACTCCGCTCTGACTTGGCGAAATGTGTTATTTGCATTCGCTCTCGAGCTCGGCCGTCCAACCAAGTCCAACCCAGCAGCGCGTGTCACTCCTAGTCGGCTTTTTTCAAAGACCAGATTAGATTATTCGAGACTCTTCCAAATACTATCTGCTAAGGGCGGAGGCATTCGTTCAACCAAAGGCTACATAGTTGTCTTGGTATGATTCGCTACTAAAATGCTGCATCTCGAACTCGTTGGCGACATGACAACCGACAAATTAATGGGTGCTTTAACGATATTTTTCAGTCGCAGAGGCAAGCCCTCAGAGATGTGGAACGACAACGGCACGTATTTCCGTCGTGCTGATTT
This Belonocnema kinseyi isolate 2016_QV_RU_SX_M_011 chromosome 3, B_treatae_v1, whole genome shotgun sequence DNA region includes the following protein-coding sequences:
- the LOC117169824 gene encoding uncharacterized protein LOC117169824 codes for the protein MAATVYSRVNSITSQTCTRLLVAKTKLSPIRSLRPPATKAPRMTIPHLELRAALLAAQLLRSLASELDISTENCIAWIDSQIVLHWLRSTKPTGNVLIDNYIEHVQELLPASIWHYVPTESNPEDLASRCVEPQQLLSCKLWWTGLD